One region of Bacteroidota bacterium genomic DNA includes:
- a CDS encoding T9SS type A sorting domain-containing protein — translation MTKVIYKIVVVLFSVISISGYTQSLATYTVTRSTGISYTSIASTGTPVSSWRYVGGFSQDDNRSNLTNIGFDFWYNGTRYTQFNVSTNGYIDFSSSTADGGPTTGAYGYDNTQFSGAGTTPGSGGTLLALAPMYDDMTTQGGGDPLGSSIKYEVSGSTPNRVLTVEWINMAVYGNTTPDLNFQVKLYETSGVIEFVYGTMTPGTAGWSYSCGINAATVSGTATLAQLNAQQTANTATFNNGETHTLATIPASDSKLTFTPSTPAAPSGSLTFTGVTNAGMTLNWTNWATNEVGYAIYRSEDDVTYTYITRTAANATTSAQTGLLPSTTYYWKVYAVTEGAVSAELSGNQATLNAGTITSTVSGNWNSGATWSSGTVPTSVDNVTIADGHTVTINSNASCFNLTVGQGTSGVLRIGNNTTIRTITVTGDITVSSGATFDVNTASNTTHVINLSGDIVNSGTVNMATDGNSLANITFSKNGSQSISGSGGTSNFNRITTNMGTSANNILDITSTNFSAASNFLTITNGTFKLSTVSSLTVTPFSGAAAVPTTGGFWINSSTATVNCLGTISLYGGIKVSSGTVNVGDAINENITSYGGSLEITGGALNIAGRLDRVNNVTITTFLMSGGTLTVPTIGSTTAALAPFQMDVVGSIFTMSGGTIVIQQSGATNLGFLASDGILNVTDGTLQIGNASTPVSQTIQINSAVSLANLVVNSSNATAQLASALTVFNDFTISSGAFNANNFAFTLGRHWSNSGTFTPGTGTVTFNGTGTQNLTKSGGETFYNLTLNKSAGSLVLNNNVGVTNILTQTAGIVSCGSNTLTVGTSTASVGTFNYTAGTIVGKFKRWINATGVAIVFPVGTASYNRKAQLTFTNLTNGSLTTEFVSTNPGASGLPISDGGFSIANQFTEGYWDLTAADGLASTNYALELTGTGFTSYTIKPSTRILYRTTSGNPWSMNGTHVAATSPIAKRSALSGLSAQFALGSAACSAFNVSSITGLTSVCTSTLGVAYSVTNTPGNIYTWSITGGTQASGGTTNSITVNWGGTGMIGYVQVVEQNDCGDNNTAVTSTVNINPIPTSTITGLASVASLQSGVSYSVTNVPGYTYNWTITGGTQASGGTSNAITVNWGTATPTASVSVNVTRLCGANEIVTLPVVVRATIVSTTSGNWTAGGTWVGGVAPVAGDYVEIAATHTVTMNANPGACTKLTINGIANWTAPNTTNVGTGGIVISSTGNIIGSVAGVLTSTGGLTLNSTLSSSSVGILLQTTAGQTISGNGSLAKLTVNATATNTGTLSVTGTLAGSSTLTNSTNSVLNIGATSFTLTGIDASASGNTVNYTASSAQTIRGITYHHLGVSGAAVKTLGGTATLNGSLAITSGTLDVSSSNYALNVAGNWDNSGAFTPRFGTVVFTGTLSQSITKTGGETFNNITFSGAGTKTLGSNITVNTDLTINSNSTLSAGSNTINLAGNWSNSGTFTSGTSTVVFNGSSAQTISGSATADFYNMTVSSGAAVSLSTAQRLLNVFTLSGTGTFNTNNQFTLLSSSSRTASIGTLGTPANFSGNITMQRYVSGAQGYRYVGSAISNATLGGLTPELRMDGFPGTTQPSYWCNVYSYSESVAGAFANGWTIPSNVTDAMVVGKGYAVYFYSTNIPVTLDLTGTPNKGNISLPVTYNSSSHADDGWNLVSNPYPSAIDWDAGSGWTRTNIQGNTVYYWNDASQNYATYPVGGPGVNGATNIIPSSQAFMVKTSGASPVLSMTESVKTGSNPATQFWKQNTVIPYVLQFKLTNNQNSYYDETLIRFKQGATDNNDSLFDALKIASGNPTTPYLSSETADLVQTCINTFSDSTKQRTIAMYVKAGVNGIYTLKRKALNLPDDNTCVMLEDLVTGVRKNLVQDSTYSFSLSTTPNPVKRFLIHFLPPPARQETTNLSCSNSANGAIALLPQYSGSWNVTIKDSANNIVYANSNFTAADTASGLYAGTYFIYTQNTDSVCGSFIDSTQITAPTLLSKSAMLVNASCAGVSNGKIELSVVGGTSPYTYLWSNQETTNKINNLSSGNYSVWITDAAGCVDTATYKIDADTNMVRANFQLQNDTLYLQNGQAQLHIANTSLNASTYSWSFGDGNVSLDSLPVYSYSTAGTFILDMIAQNTYGCADTASATVVVFNLSNTSLKLIDEAEFKIYVNASNTLMVETTDEIVTRIRLINELGQEVKMINYLKPLKNAQLRVSGLDDGVYIIQIETSENTIHKKIMLYDIR, via the coding sequence ATGACAAAGGTTATTTATAAAATAGTAGTCGTACTTTTTTCTGTAATCTCTATATCTGGTTACACTCAAAGCCTTGCAACATATACCGTAACTAGAAGTACAGGAATAAGTTATACCTCTATTGCCTCAACTGGTACCCCGGTAAGTAGTTGGCGATATGTTGGTGGTTTTAGTCAAGATGATAATAGAAGTAACCTGACAAATATTGGCTTTGATTTTTGGTATAACGGGACTAGATATACTCAGTTTAATGTATCTACAAATGGCTACATAGATTTTTCTTCATCAACAGCAGATGGTGGTCCTACAACCGGTGCCTATGGATATGATAATACACAATTTTCAGGTGCGGGTACTACCCCCGGTTCTGGAGGTACACTGTTGGCACTTGCACCCATGTATGATGATATGACCACACAAGGTGGTGGCGATCCGTTAGGTAGTAGTATAAAATATGAAGTAAGCGGTTCTACCCCTAATAGAGTTTTAACGGTAGAGTGGATTAATATGGCAGTATATGGCAATACAACACCCGATCTTAATTTTCAGGTAAAGTTATACGAAACATCAGGTGTAATTGAATTTGTATATGGAACGATGACTCCGGGTACTGCAGGATGGTCATATAGTTGTGGTATAAATGCAGCCACAGTAAGTGGTACTGCCACGTTGGCTCAGCTAAATGCGCAACAAACGGCCAATACCGCTACCTTTAATAACGGTGAAACACATACGCTTGCAACCATTCCTGCTTCAGACTCTAAACTTACTTTTACTCCTTCTACACCCGCAGCTCCGTCTGGTTCACTTACATTCACCGGAGTTACAAATGCAGGAATGACTTTAAATTGGACTAATTGGGCTACCAATGAAGTTGGCTATGCTATTTACCGTTCAGAGGACGATGTTACATATACATATATTACTCGAACCGCAGCCAATGCCACAACATCTGCTCAAACAGGATTGTTGCCAAGCACCACTTACTATTGGAAAGTATATGCAGTAACAGAAGGTGCTGTTAGTGCCGAATTATCAGGCAATCAAGCAACACTTAATGCAGGTACTATTACCTCTACTGTATCCGGAAACTGGAATTCAGGAGCTACTTGGAGTTCAGGTACAGTACCTACTTCTGTTGATAATGTTACAATTGCTGATGGGCATACGGTAACTATAAATTCAAATGCCTCGTGTTTTAATCTTACTGTTGGTCAAGGTACTAGTGGAGTTTTGAGAATTGGAAATAATACCACAATACGAACTATTACGGTTACAGGTGATATAACAGTAAGCTCTGGTGCAACTTTTGATGTGAATACAGCTTCTAACACAACTCATGTAATAAATTTATCTGGGGATATTGTAAATAGTGGTACTGTAAATATGGCTACCGATGGAAACAGTTTGGCAAATATTACTTTCAGTAAAAATGGAAGTCAGAGTATCAGTGGTAGTGGAGGAACAAGTAACTTCAACCGTATCACAACGAATATGGGAACTTCTGCCAATAATATTTTAGATATTACAAGTACTAATTTTTCCGCGGCCTCAAATTTTCTTACGATAACAAATGGCACATTTAAATTATCTACTGTTAGTTCATTAACGGTAACGCCTTTTTCTGGAGCTGCTGCCGTGCCTACAACGGGAGGTTTTTGGATTAATAGTTCTACTGCAACTGTAAATTGTTTAGGTACAATATCTCTTTATGGAGGAATAAAAGTAAGTTCCGGCACTGTTAACGTGGGTGATGCAATAAATGAAAACATTACTTCCTATGGAGGGTCCCTAGAGATAACAGGAGGTGCATTGAATATTGCAGGTCGATTAGATAGGGTTAACAATGTTACTATTACCACCTTTCTAATGTCCGGAGGTACTCTTACTGTGCCAACAATAGGTTCGACAACGGCTGCACTTGCGCCATTTCAGATGGATGTAGTTGGTTCTATATTTACTATGTCGGGAGGAACTATTGTTATTCAGCAATCCGGTGCAACAAATTTAGGGTTTTTAGCTTCTGACGGAATACTAAATGTTACAGATGGTACACTTCAAATTGGCAATGCGTCAACTCCCGTATCACAAACAATTCAAATAAATTCGGCCGTTTCATTAGCTAATTTAGTTGTGAATAGTTCAAATGCAACAGCACAACTAGCTTCTGCATTAACGGTTTTTAATGATTTTACAATTAGCTCCGGAGCTTTTAATGCAAATAATTTTGCATTCACACTTGGCAGGCATTGGTCTAATAGTGGCACTTTTACCCCAGGCACTGGTACAGTCACATTCAATGGTACAGGCACACAGAATCTTACAAAATCAGGTGGGGAAACGTTTTATAATCTTACATTAAATAAATCGGCAGGTAGTTTAGTGCTAAATAATAATGTTGGTGTAACAAATATTCTTACGCAAACAGCCGGAATTGTTTCTTGTGGGTCGAATACGCTAACAGTTGGAACTAGTACGGCTTCTGTGGGTACATTTAATTATACCGCAGGAACCATTGTAGGAAAGTTTAAACGCTGGATAAACGCAACCGGTGTAGCTATTGTATTTCCTGTTGGAACAGCATCATACAATCGAAAAGCACAACTTACTTTTACAAATTTAACAAATGGTTCTCTTACCACTGAGTTTGTTTCTACAAATCCAGGTGCAAGTGGCTTACCAATTTCAGATGGAGGTTTTAGTATCGCAAATCAATTTACAGAAGGATACTGGGATTTAACGGCAGCAGATGGATTAGCAAGTACAAATTATGCCTTAGAGCTTACCGGTACAGGATTTACAAGTTATACCATTAAACCATCCACTCGAATTTTATATAGAACGACTTCTGGAAATCCGTGGTCTATGAACGGGACGCATGTAGCGGCAACTAGCCCAATAGCTAAGCGAAGCGCACTTAGTGGACTCTCGGCTCAATTTGCTCTGGGTAGTGCTGCTTGTTCTGCATTTAATGTTTCCTCTATTACAGGCTTAACATCAGTGTGTACAAGTACATTAGGAGTAGCTTATTCCGTTACAAATACTCCAGGGAATATTTATACATGGTCGATTACCGGTGGTACACAAGCAAGTGGTGGCACTACTAATTCTATAACCGTTAATTGGGGTGGAACTGGAATGATAGGATACGTGCAAGTGGTAGAGCAAAACGATTGTGGAGATAATAACACAGCAGTTACTTCTACTGTAAATATAAATCCAATTCCAACATCTACTATTACCGGATTGGCTTCTGTAGCAAGTTTACAATCTGGCGTATCTTATTCGGTTACTAATGTTCCGGGTTATACATACAATTGGACAATAACAGGTGGGACACAAGCAAGCGGAGGAACTTCCAATGCTATTACCGTTAATTGGGGAACCGCAACTCCTACAGCCAGCGTAAGCGTTAACGTTACTAGATTGTGTGGCGCAAATGAAATAGTTACATTACCTGTGGTTGTGCGTGCTACGATTGTGAGTACCACATCAGGTAACTGGACTGCTGGTGGAACTTGGGTTGGTGGTGTAGCGCCTGTTGCTGGAGATTACGTAGAGATTGCTGCAACTCATACCGTAACGATGAACGCTAATCCTGGTGCTTGTACAAAATTAACCATTAATGGAATTGCAAATTGGACTGCACCAAATACAACCAATGTGGGTACAGGAGGAATTGTAATAAGTTCAACTGGAAATATCATTGGTTCTGTTGCAGGTGTTCTTACAAGTACAGGTGGCTTAACACTCAACTCCACACTCTCAAGTTCGTCAGTTGGCATTTTACTACAAACAACTGCAGGGCAAACAATCAGTGGAAATGGATCATTAGCAAAACTAACTGTAAACGCAACTGCGACCAACACTGGGACTCTTAGTGTTACTGGAACTTTAGCTGGTTCGAGCACTTTAACTAACAGTACAAATTCGGTTTTAAATATTGGCGCAACAAGCTTTACGCTTACAGGCATTGATGCATCTGCATCGGGCAATACAGTAAATTATACAGCATCTTCCGCACAAACTATCAGGGGCATAACTTACCATCATTTAGGCGTTTCAGGGGCTGCTGTAAAAACACTAGGTGGAACTGCCACGTTAAATGGTAGTCTTGCCATTACTAGTGGAACCTTAGATGTAAGCTCTTCTAATTATGCTTTGAATGTTGCAGGAAACTGGGACAATAGTGGTGCGTTTACACCTCGATTTGGAACGGTTGTTTTTACAGGAACACTTTCTCAAAGTATTACTAAAACAGGAGGAGAGACGTTTAATAATATTACTTTTAGTGGAGCAGGAACAAAGACATTAGGCAGCAATATTACAGTAAATACAGATTTAACAATTAACTCTAATAGCACGCTTTCCGCAGGCTCTAATACTATTAACCTTGCTGGTAACTGGTCTAACTCAGGAACATTTACATCAGGTACAAGTACCGTTGTTTTTAATGGAAGTAGTGCTCAAACAATTTCAGGAAGTGCTACTGCAGATTTTTATAATATGACAGTTTCTTCCGGGGCAGCGGTAAGTTTATCTACAGCGCAACGATTACTTAATGTGTTTACACTGTCCGGTACCGGAACATTTAACACCAATAATCAATTTACATTATTGTCTTCCTCCAGCAGAACGGCATCAATTGGAACCCTTGGTACTCCTGCTAATTTTTCTGGAAATATTACCATGCAACGATACGTGTCAGGTGCACAAGGATATAGATATGTAGGTTCTGCAATTAGTAATGCAACACTTGGAGGCTTAACTCCGGAATTGCGAATGGATGGATTTCCCGGTACAACGCAGCCTTCTTATTGGTGCAATGTTTATTCTTACAGTGAGTCGGTTGCAGGCGCTTTTGCAAATGGATGGACTATTCCTAGCAATGTTACAGATGCCATGGTAGTAGGTAAAGGGTATGCGGTTTATTTTTATTCTACCAATATTCCTGTAACTCTTGATTTGACTGGTACTCCAAATAAAGGAAATATTAGTCTTCCTGTAACATATAACTCGAGTAGCCATGCGGATGATGGATGGAATTTAGTAAGTAATCCATATCCAAGTGCGATAGATTGGGATGCTGGAAGTGGATGGACAAGAACTAATATACAAGGTAACACTGTATATTACTGGAACGATGCATCTCAAAATTACGCAACATATCCTGTTGGAGGACCGGGCGTAAATGGGGCTACAAATATTATTCCGTCAAGCCAAGCATTTATGGTGAAAACTTCAGGTGCAAGTCCTGTATTGAGCATGACGGAAAGCGTGAAAACCGGTAGCAATCCGGCTACACAGTTTTGGAAGCAAAATACTGTAATCCCGTATGTGCTTCAATTCAAATTGACAAACAATCAAAATTCCTACTATGACGAAACGCTCATTCGCTTTAAGCAAGGAGCAACCGATAATAACGATAGTTTGTTTGATGCACTAAAAATAGCAAGTGGAAATCCCACAACGCCTTATCTAAGCTCAGAAACAGCAGATCTTGTTCAAACCTGCATAAATACATTTTCTGATTCTACAAAGCAAAGAACCATAGCTATGTATGTAAAAGCAGGCGTAAATGGAATTTATACCTTGAAAAGAAAAGCGCTTAATCTTCCGGACGACAATACATGCGTTATGCTAGAAGATTTAGTTACTGGTGTACGTAAGAATTTAGTACAGGATTCTACATATAGTTTTTCATTGTCAACAACCCCCAATCCGGTAAAAAGATTTTTAATTCATTTCTTACCTCCGCCTGCAAGACAGGAAACTACGAATCTTTCTTGCTCGAATTCAGCAAATGGAGCAATAGCTCTTCTGCCACAATACTCTGGTAGTTGGAATGTTACTATAAAAGATAGTGCGAACAATATTGTGTATGCTAACTCAAATTTTACTGCAGCAGATACAGCTAGCGGTTTGTATGCGGGTACTTATTTTATTTATACTCAAAATACAGATAGTGTATGCGGAAGTTTTATAGATTCTACGCAAATAACAGCTCCTACACTTTTGTCAAAATCTGCCATGTTGGTAAATGCCTCTTGTGCCGGGGTTTCCAATGGTAAGATAGAACTTAGTGTTGTGGGCGGAACTTCGCCTTACACCTATTTGTGGAGTAATCAAGAAACAACTAATAAAATAAATAATTTGTCTAGTGGAAATTACTCTGTTTGGATTACGGATGCTGCAGGGTGCGTAGATACAGCAACCTATAAAATTGATGCAGACACAAATATGGTACGTGCAAATTTTCAGTTGCAAAATGATACTCTTTATTTGCAAAACGGACAAGCTCAATTGCATATTGCAAATACATCGTTAAATGCCTCTACTTATTCATGGAGTTTTGGCGATGGAAATGTTAGCTTAGATAGCCTTCCTGTTTATTCTTATTCTACAGCAGGGACCTTTATTTTAGATATGATTGCTCAAAACACCTATGGATGCGCAGATACAGCCAGTGCAACTGTTGTTGTTTTTAATTTAAGTAATACCTCTTTAAAATTAATTGATGAGGCCGAATTTAAAATATACGTGAATGCTTCAAATACTTTGATGGTAGAAACAACAGATGAAATTGTAACAAGGATTAGGTTGATAAATGAATTAGGTCAAGAGGTAAAAATGATTAACTACCTAAAGCCGTTGAAAAACGCACAGCTAAGGGTAAGTGGATTAGATGATGGGGTTTATATTATTCAAATAGAAACATCGGAAAATACTATACACAAAAAAATAATGCTATATGATATTCGATAA